The Prochlorococcus marinus CUG1416 genome has a segment encoding these proteins:
- the kaiB gene encoding circadian clock protein KaiB, with the protein MAVRKTYILKLYVAGNTPNSMRALNTLRGILENEFKGVYALKVIDVLKEPQLAEEDKILATPTLSKILPPPVRKIIGDLSDREKVLIGLDLLFDELTETEYSGDK; encoded by the coding sequence ATGGCAGTAAGAAAAACATATATTTTAAAACTCTATGTTGCTGGAAATACTCCTAATTCAATGAGAGCTTTGAATACTTTAAGAGGAATTTTAGAAAATGAATTTAAAGGGGTTTATGCTTTGAAGGTTATCGATGTACTTAAAGAACCCCAACTTGCAGAGGAAGATAAGATTTTAGCTACCCCAACCTTATCTAAAATTTTACCTCCACCAGTTCGAAAAATAATTGGTGACCTCTCTGATAGAGAGAAAGTTTTAATTGGTTTAGATCTACTTTTTGATGAATTAACAGAAACTGAATATAGTGGAGATAAATAA
- the rplU gene encoding 50S ribosomal protein L21, whose amino-acid sequence MTNSKNSSNNSSKRNELYAIAETSGQQFWFEVNRYYDIDRLNAKEKEKITLDKVLLLKDKNSITIGKPYIENAKIELEVVSHKRDKKILVYKMRPKKKTRRKMGHRQELTRVMVKSISTGKSAPKSSSKKETVQKESKPKSEKSTN is encoded by the coding sequence ATGACAAATTCTAAAAACTCTTCAAACAATTCTTCTAAAAGAAATGAGTTGTATGCAATAGCAGAAACTTCAGGACAACAATTTTGGTTCGAAGTTAACAGATACTATGACATAGACAGGTTAAATGCAAAAGAAAAAGAAAAGATAACATTAGATAAAGTTTTACTTTTAAAGGATAAAAACTCGATCACTATTGGTAAACCTTATATTGAAAATGCAAAAATTGAATTAGAAGTCGTTTCACACAAGAGAGATAAAAAAATTCTTGTATACAAGATGCGTCCTAAAAAAAAGACAAGAAGAAAGATGGGTCATAGACAAGAACTTACAAGAGTTATGGTAAAATCTATATCAACAGGTAAAAGTGCTCCTAAGTCTTCTTCAAAGAAGGAAACTGTTCAAAAGGAATCTAAACCAAAATCTGAAAAATCTACAAATTAA
- a CDS encoding HAMP domain-containing sensor histidine kinase: MVDTNNRESRQYNNADNEDINNNDWINSLFSWWSGFSLRTKLLAIATLVVSLLMTGITFFALNSIQRDAGMNDTRYARDLGLLLSGNITELVANNQKKEISNVAEKFWRSSRNLRYIFFTDAEDIVQLGIPISATPTSSESQFQLTRRLKLPSELKKRPQFPLVRQHVTPQGQVTDVFVPMLWKGKYLGTLALGVTPNKKALASAALTREVTIAVFISIWVLVILGAVFNALTITRPVRELVRGVREISKGNFKSRISIPMTGDLGELLNGFNRMATQLENYDEANIEELKAAQIKQQSLIATMADGAILLDAKGKIVLTNPTAKRLFRWEGRFLEGKYFLNEIPEILSNDLHTNIESILNREKENDDLRFSLGEPARTLRIVLQSVLDTNKVELKGIAVTIQDLTREVELNAAQNRFISNVSHELRTPLFNIKSYVETLYDLKDQLSNEEQLEFLGIANSETDRLTRLVNDVLDLSRLESGKIIKLEEMDIKSAIEQTLRNYRLNATEKNVSLAHDIEETIPSILGNFDLLLQVFDNLLGNGLKFSPKNSNLMIRAYTWPDSCPALPPNKRDNGAPQCELVSPLPKVRIEIADTGSGISQADQEKIFDRFYRVENSVHTEQGTGLGLSIVRGIIEKHGGEIRMASEIGVGTTFWFDLSLAQSDKDELLTQTINNTDNFSSSEISEII; encoded by the coding sequence GTGGTAGATACCAATAATCGAGAAAGTAGACAATATAACAACGCCGATAATGAAGATATTAATAATAACGATTGGATTAATAGCCTTTTTTCTTGGTGGAGTGGGTTTAGTTTAAGAACTAAATTGTTAGCAATAGCAACTCTCGTGGTAAGCCTACTAATGACAGGAATAACTTTTTTTGCACTAAATAGCATTCAAAGAGATGCTGGAATGAATGATACTAGATATGCTCGAGATCTTGGATTATTGTTATCCGGAAATATCACAGAATTAGTTGCTAATAACCAAAAAAAAGAGATTTCAAATGTAGCTGAAAAGTTTTGGAGATCAAGTCGAAATCTACGTTACATATTTTTTACTGATGCTGAAGACATAGTTCAACTTGGAATACCGATTAGTGCCACTCCAACAAGCTCAGAAAGTCAGTTTCAGCTCACTAGAAGATTAAAACTACCATCAGAATTAAAGAAAAGACCACAATTCCCACTAGTTAGGCAGCATGTTACACCTCAGGGTCAAGTAACAGATGTATTTGTTCCAATGCTTTGGAAAGGGAAATATCTTGGAACTTTAGCTTTAGGAGTTACACCTAATAAAAAAGCCCTAGCCAGTGCCGCACTAACAAGAGAGGTGACAATAGCAGTTTTTATCTCTATTTGGGTTTTAGTAATACTTGGAGCTGTATTCAATGCACTGACAATTACAAGACCAGTAAGGGAATTAGTAAGAGGTGTTAGGGAAATTTCAAAAGGGAATTTCAAATCCAGAATTTCTATACCTATGACAGGAGATTTAGGAGAACTTTTAAATGGATTTAACCGAATGGCCACTCAGTTAGAAAATTATGACGAAGCAAACATTGAAGAACTTAAAGCCGCTCAAATAAAGCAGCAATCACTAATAGCCACTATGGCTGATGGGGCAATATTACTTGATGCCAAAGGGAAGATAGTACTTACTAATCCAACAGCAAAAAGACTATTCCGTTGGGAAGGAAGATTCTTAGAAGGGAAATATTTTTTAAATGAGATCCCCGAAATTTTATCTAATGACCTACACACAAATATAGAATCTATCCTAAACAGAGAAAAGGAGAATGATGATTTAAGGTTTAGCTTAGGAGAACCGGCTAGAACTTTAAGAATTGTCTTACAATCAGTATTAGATACAAACAAAGTTGAATTAAAAGGCATTGCCGTCACAATTCAAGATTTAACAAGAGAGGTAGAACTAAATGCGGCACAAAACAGATTTATTAGTAATGTTTCGCATGAACTAAGGACACCACTTTTTAACATTAAGAGTTACGTAGAGACCTTATATGATTTAAAAGATCAGCTATCTAATGAAGAACAACTCGAATTTCTGGGTATTGCCAATTCAGAGACTGATAGATTAACAAGACTTGTGAATGATGTATTAGATTTATCAAGATTGGAGTCAGGGAAAATAATTAAACTGGAGGAAATGGATATAAAGTCAGCAATAGAACAGACTCTCAGAAACTATAGACTTAATGCTACAGAAAAAAATGTTTCATTGGCACATGATATAGAAGAAACTATCCCTTCAATACTTGGGAATTTTGATTTACTTTTACAAGTTTTTGATAATTTGCTGGGTAATGGATTGAAATTTAGTCCAAAAAACAGCAACCTAATGATAAGAGCATATACTTGGCCAGATTCCTGTCCTGCCTTACCCCCAAATAAAAGAGATAATGGAGCTCCACAATGTGAGTTAGTTTCACCATTACCAAAAGTAAGAATTGAAATTGCTGATACAGGATCAGGAATATCTCAAGCTGATCAAGAAAAGATATTTGATCGTTTTTATAGGGTCGAGAATTCCGTTCATACTGAGCAAGGAACTGGTTTAGGTTTATCTATAGTGAGAGGGATAATTGAAAAACATGGCGGAGAAATTCGTATGGCTAGTGAAATAGGAGTTGGAACAACCTTTTGGTTTGACTTATCCTTGGCACAATCTGATAAAGATGAATTGTTGACTCAAACTATTAACAATACAGATAACTTTTCAAGCTCTGAAATCAGCGAAATTATCTAA
- a CDS encoding class I SAM-dependent methyltransferase, which translates to MQFFSMKECDLDGFLANAKMNLANSHPGDSLNDVSDFYTEIVGDRHVADLAAWHIASKDYISDTLKLQQSFSRDLVLDFGGGIGTHALANAMSSKVEHVFFVDINETNRNFVEYRAKELGVEKKLTFCKTIKDTQISKFDTIVCLDVLEHLADPASQIEIFNEFMDSNSIALFNWYFYKGEKNEYPFHIDDVEIVEKFFKTLQSMFLEVFHPILITTRAYKKN; encoded by the coding sequence ATGCAATTCTTTTCAATGAAAGAATGTGATTTAGATGGATTCCTTGCAAATGCAAAGATGAATTTGGCAAATTCACATCCTGGAGATTCTTTAAATGATGTTTCAGATTTTTATACTGAGATTGTTGGAGATCGGCATGTAGCTGATTTAGCCGCTTGGCATATTGCAAGTAAGGATTATATCTCGGATACTTTAAAACTTCAGCAGAGTTTTTCTAGAGATTTAGTTTTAGATTTTGGAGGAGGGATTGGAACGCATGCCTTAGCTAATGCTATGTCTTCAAAAGTTGAGCATGTTTTTTTTGTAGATATTAATGAAACAAATAGAAACTTTGTTGAATATAGGGCTAAGGAATTAGGAGTCGAAAAGAAGCTTACTTTTTGCAAGACAATTAAAGATACCCAAATATCGAAATTTGATACGATAGTTTGCCTTGATGTTTTGGAACATCTTGCCGATCCAGCTTCTCAAATTGAGATTTTTAATGAGTTTATGGATTCTAATTCTATTGCTTTATTTAATTGGTATTTCTATAAAGGAGAAAAAAATGAATATCCTTTCCATATCGACGATGTTGAAATAGTTGAAAAGTTTTTTAAGACTCTTCAATCAATGTTTTTAGAAGTTTTTCATCCTATTCTTATAACAACAAGAGCTTATAAAAAAAATTAG
- the kaiC gene encoding circadian clock protein KaiC: MKNKKFGKSNKMQVQKLPTGIEGFDDVCRGGLPVSRSTLISGTSGTGKTVFSLQYLHHGICNFDEPGIFVTFEESPLDIIRNAASFGWDLQELIDQNKLFILDASPDPDGQDVAGNFDLSGLIERISYAIRKYKAKRVAIDSITAVFQQYDAIYVVRREIFRLIARLKEIGVTTVMTTERVDDYGPIARYGVEEFVSDNVVLLRNVLESEKRRRTLEVLKLRGTVHMKGEFPFTMGIDGISVFALGAMRLTQRSSNIRISSGVKDLDDMCGGGYFQDSIILATGATGTGKTMLVSKFVEDAYDNNERAILFAYEESRAQLLRNATSWGIDFEKMESDGLLKIICAYPESTGLEDHLQIIKTQINQFKPKRMAIDSLSALARGVSLNAFRQFVIAVTGYTKQEEIAGFFTNTAEEFMGSHSITDSHISTITDTILLLQYVEIKGEMARALNVFKMRGSWHDKRIREFIITNRGPEIKDSFSNFEQIFSGAPHRIVPDQNIQNVFKGLDNN, encoded by the coding sequence ATGAAAAATAAGAAATTTGGTAAATCAAATAAAATGCAGGTACAAAAATTACCTACCGGTATTGAAGGCTTTGATGATGTTTGTAGAGGTGGCCTGCCTGTATCTAGAAGTACTCTCATTAGCGGCACATCAGGGACTGGTAAAACTGTTTTTTCGCTTCAATACTTACACCATGGAATTTGCAATTTTGATGAGCCTGGGATATTCGTTACATTCGAAGAATCACCTTTAGACATAATAAGAAACGCTGCTAGCTTCGGATGGGATTTACAAGAATTAATTGATCAAAATAAATTATTTATATTGGATGCCTCTCCAGATCCTGACGGCCAAGATGTTGCGGGTAATTTTGACTTGTCTGGTCTTATTGAGAGAATTAGCTACGCAATAAGAAAATATAAAGCAAAAAGAGTTGCGATAGATTCAATAACTGCAGTTTTTCAACAATATGATGCCATTTACGTTGTGAGAAGAGAAATCTTCAGACTAATAGCAAGATTAAAAGAAATAGGAGTTACAACAGTTATGACTACAGAAAGGGTTGATGATTACGGCCCTATTGCTAGATATGGAGTAGAAGAATTTGTTTCTGATAATGTTGTCTTATTAAGGAATGTTCTAGAGTCAGAGAAGAGAAGAAGAACTTTAGAAGTTTTGAAGTTAAGAGGGACTGTACATATGAAAGGGGAATTCCCATTCACTATGGGTATAGATGGGATAAGTGTGTTTGCTCTTGGGGCAATGAGACTTACGCAAAGATCTTCAAATATTAGAATTAGTTCTGGAGTTAAAGATCTTGATGATATGTGTGGAGGAGGTTATTTTCAAGATTCCATTATCCTCGCCACAGGAGCTACTGGTACTGGTAAGACAATGCTTGTATCAAAGTTTGTAGAAGATGCTTATGACAACAATGAAAGAGCAATACTTTTCGCATATGAAGAATCTAGGGCTCAATTGCTTAGGAATGCAACTAGTTGGGGCATAGACTTTGAAAAGATGGAAAGTGATGGGTTATTAAAAATCATTTGTGCATATCCTGAATCAACTGGTTTGGAAGATCACTTGCAAATTATAAAAACGCAAATTAATCAATTTAAACCAAAGAGAATGGCAATAGATTCTCTATCCGCATTGGCCAGAGGTGTAAGTTTGAACGCATTTAGACAGTTTGTAATTGCAGTAACTGGTTATACAAAACAAGAAGAGATAGCTGGTTTTTTTACTAATACTGCAGAAGAATTTATGGGAAGTCATTCTATTACTGATTCTCACATATCAACCATTACAGATACTATCTTGTTACTTCAATATGTGGAAATAAAAGGAGAGATGGCTAGAGCTTTAAATGTTTTTAAAATGCGGGGATCATGGCATGATAAACGAATAAGAGAATTTATTATTACAAATCGAGGACCTGAAATAAAAGATTCTTTCTCTAACTTTGAACAGATATTTAGTGGTGCCCCTCATAGAATTGTGCCTGATCAAAATATTCAAAATGTTTTTAAAGGGTTAGATAATAATTAG
- the purC gene encoding phosphoribosylaminoimidazolesuccinocarboxamide synthase, with product MNNKYELLYEGKAKKVFSHDDADKVIIEFKDDATAFNAMKKAKFEGKGKLNCQISARIFELLVNNNIPTHFLELKNQNTMIAQKIKVIPLEIVLRNTAYGSLCKQTTIKSGTALEKPLIDIYLKNDELNDPLITKDRIELMNILSSNDLDLIIELTLKINGILKSFFKNIQLQLVDFKLEFGYDFKKNILLGDEISPDNCRLWDLNQKNDIIVSLDKDIFRNDLGGLIEAYSEINRRINDFI from the coding sequence ATGAATAATAAATATGAATTGCTTTACGAAGGGAAAGCAAAAAAAGTATTTTCTCATGATGATGCAGATAAAGTAATAATTGAATTTAAAGATGATGCTACGGCTTTTAATGCGATGAAAAAAGCTAAATTTGAAGGGAAGGGTAAACTGAATTGCCAAATAAGTGCAAGAATTTTTGAACTACTTGTGAATAATAATATTCCAACTCATTTTCTTGAACTTAAAAATCAAAATACAATGATTGCACAAAAAATAAAAGTAATTCCCTTAGAAATTGTTCTTAGAAATACTGCCTATGGTTCTTTGTGTAAACAAACGACTATTAAATCCGGGACTGCCCTTGAAAAACCATTAATTGATATTTACCTTAAAAATGATGAACTTAATGATCCGCTAATTACAAAAGATAGAATTGAATTAATGAACATACTAAGCTCCAACGATTTGGATTTAATAATAGAATTAACTTTAAAAATTAATGGGATCCTGAAAAGTTTTTTTAAAAATATTCAGCTTCAACTTGTAGATTTTAAGTTGGAGTTTGGTTATGATTTTAAAAAAAATATTCTTCTTGGGGACGAAATAAGCCCCGATAATTGTAGATTGTGGGATCTCAATCAGAAAAATGATATAATTGTAAGTCTAGACAAAGACATATTTAGGAATGATTTAGGTGGTCTAATTGAAGCTTATAGTGAAATTAACAGAAGAATAAATGATTTCATTTAA
- the purD gene encoding phosphoribosylamine--glycine ligase has product MSINSKSSKTISRLKNILIIGNGGRENSLAWAIQKNESVRKVYLIPGNAGSERIKKCERIKIDINNKTELVKKLAFLKIDLIVIGPEIPLANGLADFLRKKDFKVFGPGKDGAKLEYSKSWAKEFMQNANIPTANFWKVNSLEEAKKIIHSSPFPLVVKADGLASGKGVFIPHSKDECFKAAESIFNGKFGNSGNVVVLEEKIQGPEVSVFALCDGQRYILLPTAQDHKRLNEKDKGPNTGGMGAYSPAPLLTEDSLNRIIKEIIEPTINELNKRNIDYKGVIYFGLMLTTSGPKVIEYNCRFGDPECQTIMPLMDQDFLFLLEKCSMGNLTGQEKIDRHDKVSGCVIATSKGYPNEYKIGFPIKIGKIDSTDCQIFDSGTSLSKNGELLTDGGRVLSIVCQDKDFDMVFNKAYKNLKEINFDGIYFRKDIGHQVRKNFSKEN; this is encoded by the coding sequence ATGAGTATTAATTCAAAAAGTTCTAAGACCATCAGTAGGTTAAAAAATATTTTAATAATTGGCAATGGTGGGAGAGAAAATTCTTTGGCTTGGGCTATTCAAAAAAATGAATCAGTCAGAAAAGTTTATTTAATACCTGGTAACGCTGGATCAGAAAGAATAAAAAAATGTGAAAGAATAAAAATTGACATAAACAATAAAACTGAATTGGTTAAAAAGCTTGCTTTTTTAAAAATAGATTTAATTGTAATAGGACCAGAAATACCTTTAGCGAATGGATTAGCTGACTTTCTTCGCAAAAAAGACTTTAAAGTGTTTGGCCCTGGTAAAGATGGAGCAAAATTAGAATATAGCAAATCTTGGGCAAAGGAATTTATGCAAAACGCAAATATTCCAACCGCAAACTTTTGGAAAGTCAATTCTCTAGAAGAAGCAAAAAAAATTATCCATTCATCACCTTTTCCTCTAGTAGTGAAAGCGGATGGTCTGGCTTCAGGTAAAGGTGTTTTTATTCCCCATTCAAAAGATGAATGTTTTAAAGCAGCAGAATCAATCTTCAATGGTAAGTTTGGAAACTCTGGTAACGTGGTTGTTTTAGAAGAAAAAATTCAGGGTCCAGAAGTTTCAGTTTTTGCTCTTTGTGATGGACAGAGATACATATTACTTCCAACTGCACAAGATCATAAACGCCTCAATGAGAAAGATAAAGGTCCAAATACTGGAGGGATGGGAGCTTACTCTCCTGCCCCACTATTAACAGAAGATTCCCTTAACAGAATCATCAAAGAGATCATTGAACCCACAATAAATGAACTAAATAAAAGAAATATTGATTATAAAGGCGTAATTTATTTTGGATTGATGCTCACAACTTCTGGACCCAAAGTTATAGAATATAATTGCAGATTTGGTGATCCAGAATGCCAAACAATCATGCCTTTGATGGATCAAGATTTTTTATTTCTTTTAGAAAAATGCTCGATGGGAAATTTAACTGGGCAAGAAAAAATTGATCGTCATGATAAGGTTAGTGGTTGTGTAATAGCGACCTCAAAGGGTTACCCTAACGAATATAAAATTGGCTTTCCAATAAAAATAGGAAAAATTGACTCAACTGATTGTCAGATTTTCGACTCAGGTACTTCTCTAAGTAAAAATGGGGAATTACTAACTGATGGAGGAAGAGTCTTAAGTATTGTCTGTCAAGATAAAGATTTTGATATGGTTTTTAATAAAGCATACAAGAATTTAAAAGAAATAAATTTTGATGGTATTTACTTTAGAAAAGATATAGGTCATCAAGTAAGAAAAAACTTTTCTAAGGAGAATTAA
- the rpmA gene encoding 50S ribosomal protein L27: MAHKKGTGSTRNGRDSNSKRLGVKAYGGEKVTAGSILIRQRGTSFLPGINVGKGKDDTLFALKEGTVSFESIKRNLRNRKRVNIVI, translated from the coding sequence ATGGCACATAAAAAAGGAACAGGTTCTACAAGGAACGGTAGAGATTCAAATTCCAAAAGACTTGGCGTAAAAGCTTATGGTGGAGAAAAAGTAACTGCTGGATCAATTTTAATCCGCCAAAGAGGTACATCCTTTTTGCCTGGAATCAATGTTGGCAAAGGCAAAGATGACACTCTTTTTGCACTAAAAGAAGGTACTGTAAGTTTCGAAAGTATTAAAAGAAATTTAAGGAATAGAAAAAGAGTTAATATAGTTATCTAA